One part of the Chryseobacterium sp. 7 genome encodes these proteins:
- a CDS encoding ChaN family lipoprotein, which translates to MKNIFIAILLAGFCSLKAQDFKAYQFYDKKGKEVKTEKLVKELADYDVVFFGENHNSSINHWLQLKITEALFAKKNGQLILGAEMFERDNQAQLDQYLNGKFDAKTLKDSARLWNNYATDYKPLVDFAKDKKLNFIATNIPRRYASQTAKEGLESLNKLGEKEKTYIAQLPIKVTLDTPGYPEMKKMMGDHAEGTKVMNFISAQATKDATMAESILKSYQAGKTFIHYNGNYHSKEFGGIYWYIKQKNPNLKMAVISVFESDDPELKVPAKDYIPTDFNLIIPGDMTKTF; encoded by the coding sequence ATGAAAAATATTTTCATAGCGATACTGCTTGCCGGCTTCTGCTCATTAAAAGCGCAGGATTTTAAGGCGTATCAGTTTTATGATAAAAAAGGAAAAGAAGTAAAGACCGAAAAGCTGGTAAAAGAACTGGCAGATTATGATGTGGTTTTTTTTGGTGAAAATCATAACAGCTCTATCAATCACTGGCTTCAGCTTAAAATTACAGAAGCGCTCTTTGCCAAAAAGAACGGTCAGCTTATTTTAGGAGCAGAAATGTTTGAAAGAGATAATCAGGCTCAGCTGGATCAATATTTAAACGGTAAATTTGATGCTAAAACACTGAAAGATTCTGCCCGTTTGTGGAACAATTATGCAACAGATTACAAACCTTTGGTAGATTTTGCCAAAGATAAAAAGCTGAATTTCATTGCCACCAATATTCCAAGGAGATATGCCTCTCAAACCGCGAAAGAAGGTCTTGAGTCCTTAAATAAATTAGGCGAAAAAGAGAAAACCTATATTGCTCAGCTGCCTATCAAAGTAACTTTAGACACTCCCGGATATCCGGAAATGAAAAAAATGATGGGAGATCATGCTGAAGGAACAAAAGTGATGAATTTTATCTCGGCTCAGGCTACAAAGGATGCTACGATGGCTGAATCTATCCTGAAAAGTTATCAAGCCGGAAAAACTTTCATCCATTACAATGGAAACTACCACAGCAAAGAATTCGGGGGAATTTATTGGTACATCAAACAGAAAAATCCTAATCTGAAAATGGCGGTTATCTCTGTTTTTGAATCAGATGATCCGGAGCTGAAAGTACCAGCCAAAGATTATATCCCTACAGACTTTAATCTGATTATTCCGGGAGATATGACGAAGACTTTTTAA
- a CDS encoding peptide deformylase encodes MKKLPILLIFFIGLFNAQKLTSYEVSIINQGDVNTALPVYQTTDSNQHKTLLSISSEADPLDPNTAVLVKRMKESLLSTDGGVGIAAPQVGINRKIIWVQRFDKEGTPFEYFINPVIVWRSDLQNLGPEGDLSIPDFRDQFYRSKVIQLEYVDLKGQKYSEIVEGFTAVIFQHEIDHLFGILISDKKEKEKNDSYRKVDAYQKSDVNKDRR; translated from the coding sequence ATGAAGAAATTACCCATCCTGCTGATCTTTTTTATCGGACTGTTCAATGCGCAAAAATTGACTTCCTATGAGGTTTCAATCATCAATCAGGGAGACGTAAACACCGCTTTACCCGTCTATCAGACCACCGATTCTAATCAGCATAAAACATTATTGAGCATTTCTTCAGAAGCAGACCCTCTTGATCCGAATACAGCTGTTCTGGTAAAAAGAATGAAAGAATCTCTTCTGTCAACAGATGGTGGAGTAGGAATTGCAGCTCCTCAGGTGGGAATCAACAGAAAGATCATCTGGGTACAGCGTTTTGATAAGGAAGGAACACCGTTTGAATACTTCATCAACCCGGTAATTGTATGGCGTTCCGATTTGCAGAATCTTGGTCCTGAAGGCGATTTGTCTATTCCTGACTTCAGAGATCAGTTCTACCGAAGCAAAGTCATTCAGCTGGAATATGTGGATTTGAAAGGACAGAAATATTCAGAAATTGTAGAAGGTTTCACAGCGGTTATTTTCCAACATGAGATCGACCATCTTTTTGGAATTCTGATTTCCGATAAAAAAGAAAAAGAAAAAAACGATTCTTACAGAAAAGTAGATGCCTATCAGAAAAGTGACGTAAATAAAGACAGAAGGTAA
- a CDS encoding organic hydroperoxide resistance protein, with product MKTLYTTKVTAQGGRNGHVKSENGVLELDVRMPKALGGANEDFANPEMLFAAGYSACFDSALNRVITLSKVKTGETTVTAQVSIGQLENGGFGLAAELDVNIPGVSLEEAQALTEKAHQICPYSNATRNNMEVKLSVTNNN from the coding sequence ATGAAAACATTGTACACCACAAAAGTAACTGCACAGGGAGGTAGAAACGGACATGTAAAAAGCGAAAACGGAGTTTTAGAACTTGATGTAAGAATGCCAAAAGCATTAGGAGGAGCTAATGAAGATTTTGCCAACCCTGAAATGCTTTTTGCAGCTGGATATTCAGCATGTTTCGACAGTGCCTTGAACAGAGTAATCACTCTTTCTAAAGTAAAAACCGGAGAAACAACAGTAACCGCTCAAGTTAGCATCGGTCAGCTTGAGAATGGCGGTTTCGGACTGGCAGCAGAACTGGATGTGAACATTCCTGGTGTTTCTCTTGAGGAAGCGCAGGCCTTGACAGAAAAGGCACACCAGATCTGTCCTTATTCTAATGCTACCAGAAATAATATGGAGGTGAAACTTTCAGTAACCAACAACAATTAA
- a CDS encoding MarR family winged helix-turn-helix transcriptional regulator, translating to MENPKTPKLENQICFPLYVIAKEITGLYRPFLDELGITYPQYLVMMILWDGDGLTVTHIGEKLYLDSGTLTPLLKRLESKGFISRKRKKEDERVVEVFLDEAGKQLQQKACEIPGKIQEKLGIQPEELLHLKDTVLKILNKIEHK from the coding sequence ATGGAAAATCCGAAAACACCTAAATTAGAAAACCAGATCTGCTTCCCGCTGTATGTAATTGCCAAAGAGATTACAGGGCTTTACCGTCCTTTTCTTGATGAACTGGGCATTACGTATCCGCAGTATCTTGTGATGATGATATTATGGGATGGTGACGGACTTACGGTAACGCACATCGGAGAAAAACTCTATCTGGATAGTGGAACTTTGACCCCTCTCCTGAAAAGGCTGGAGTCTAAAGGATTTATCAGCAGAAAAAGAAAAAAAGAGGACGAAAGAGTAGTTGAAGTATTTTTAGATGAGGCTGGAAAACAGCTTCAGCAGAAAGCTTGTGAAATTCCAGGAAAAATCCAGGAAAAATTGGGAATACAACCGGAAGAGCTGCTGCACCTTAAAGACACAGTATTAAAAATATTAAACAAAATAGAACACAAATGA